In Euphorbia lathyris chromosome 2, ddEupLath1.1, whole genome shotgun sequence, the sequence CTTTTTCTGCTCCGAGTTGGTTGCAGGATACTATTTGTTCCGATTTGATTCTTTAATCTATTGAtttcttcttcaaaaaaaataaaaacagagTATGAGTTCTAATCTTATgacattttattattattattgattggtatattttttttaataaaacttaattgtttaaattttattttttaaataattatattaccattattaattatttttaataaattcgttattttctaaaataaatttttttattttgaaaactcaaaaagcataatttttaaaagtttaatatatgaaaattataattccccaaatatatatatgaaaattatatAAGAAGTTTAGTTCTTCTAACTCttttaacttgtttaaattagtcattttatcctccaaactcatcgaatgttctatttattcttttaatttcgtaaaaatgatatttatcaCCCTTTAACTTATAACTCATCAAATGTTCTATTTATACtttaattctataaaaaagtGATATTTCTCACCTCTTATGATTCTACGTAAcactaaacttttttttttgtgtaacAAAGGCTCATACTTTAACTAGGTCTTCTTATTCCTTATGTCAGAACTTGAGGAGTGGGGTACTAtccatttaaattttattttacattccttttatgttttaaaacttattttttttttaaataaataaatactataattaattattcaattaaaatagataaaatagtgTTGGAAATACAAAAGCCACATAGCATAGTACAATTTACAGTATTAAATTTTAAGGTTACATTTGTCATTCCCACTTTACAAAAACGGCCCTCCTATCCATTCTATCCAGAAAGAAGAAAGTTGACGTGCTGTTTAGaacaattaatatataatatatatattctgCTTCAGACTGAAGCTAAGCAAAATTGTCCACCAGGTGAGTGACTTGGATTCTAAAATAAAACCGGTACTTATATTTTAGGGATAATGTGCAATCCCTAACGTTCAAGAAAAAAGCAAGTTTGCTGTTaacattaattttatttaatgttATCAATTTTTATGGGTAAATTATATACATGGTGTATAATTTttacccaaaatcatattttggtgtacaactaatattttgtcacactaaacttctcctcccactaaagtgtacatccGGTTTTAGTGACCGGTCAACTATGTCACGTCAACATTAGtcttataaaattactaaaatactctctatcttcttccttcaaccaAACAACAGGTCATCTCTTCTCCCTTCACCAAACAACCATAGCAGCACCAACAGCAGTTGCAGCACCTCTGCTAATGGTTTCCACAGCGGCAATCCTCCGTCGCCGCCGCAGCTTCTTTCTCCTAAACCTATTATCAGATCCGAATCCATTAACCCCTACCTGACCACCGCTGGTCTCTCATCAATCAATCTCTGAAGTTCCTTTCCTCTTGCTTTGTGAGAGTGGTTTCTTCTCTTAGGACCGACTTCGTTCAAGCAGATACCTCCTCCTTTAAACAAGTGGTTCAAAAGTTAATCGGATCTCCTAAACCTACTAATGCTTCCTCCTCTGCCGCCGCCGAGCCTTTCTTGAAATCGCACTCTCACTCTCATAATATCCCGCGGCCACAACCCCTTCATCTTGAATAAATgccttttttcttaaaaaaatttacataattatttttttctgtaagatttttatatattatgtattgttttttttataatagaaGGGGCCGAGGAAACagaggaaaaacagaaaaactaCGAACAAACTAATCTGCTGTCTAAACAGCCTCTACTGTCGTCTGAGATAATCTCCTAGAGGCCTGCAGGAGGCACACCAAACTTATgagatttttatatattatatattgttGGTATTGATGATTATGATGATAGAAGAGGAAAATATAATATTGTAATGTTGAATATTTGCAAAGAATCAGACAAAATTTTCTTTCTAGTGTTTGGTAGCTGGGAAAGTTCAGAAAAGGCAAAAGAGGATTTTGATTTTTATCATTGCAAATATTTAGTTATTTTTAGACAGTGAATAAATTCACAGACGAGGGGTTTATAATGTTCTGAAAGCTAGAAAATAATGGTTTAGTaatggtagagagaggagtgagaaagaagatgtagagagagaaatgagagagaagggttgaaggaagaagatgagggtattttagtaattttataagaAACAAGGTTATATTAGTCATTCCATAAAGAGTGGAtcctactttttttttaattttacaatggaaaaatactgatgtggcatagttgaccagcgttgaccAGTCACAAAAACCGAGtttacactttagtgggaggttacTTGAAGTTTGTACGATTTAGTGCGACATAATTTTGATTGTATACCAAAATGTAATTTGAagtaaatgttgtacaccacggATGTAAGTTACCCTCAATTTTATCttctaataaaaaatttaaacggACTATTTTTACTGatatttacccattatttagtTATCGCATTAGACCTTATAAAcattaattatgtctaaaatatttattctattaCTAATACAGTTATAAATAATCTAccgaaataataatatttcataTGTTATTAAAATAGATATAAATAATCCGTTAAAATATACGTAactgttttattttattgataaatttgttTAGAATATCCGAAGGGATAGTCGAATAATTGTtaaatcaaattttattttgtatagaGGTAAAATTGAACTTTCTTAACAACATTAGGGTTAATATtacacaatttcatatgttaaaaaTACATATTCACTTCCCTAAAAGCATTACAGCCAGATTTGAACATTATTtccctatattttataaaaataataaaatttaagtaCTTCAATACTTGCTACTGTCCAAGGTTTTTGGGTGGTTTTATCTTATCATCTTCTATTGCAATCCTGGGAAATTAATATGAATATTCTAGAATATAATATTAATAGCTAAATGCTTTTTCCAATGCTCTGTTTAGGGGTTTGATTGATTGATTTTAGTAGTTTGGAGATTGAATTGACTTTGAAATTATAAGTTAGGGACTAACATGAGCTTTGAGCCATATATGGCGGCGCGTATGTTTCGTGAGTCGGATACTTGCATCACTCGTGAGTCGGATACTTACATCATCAGACAAAGTGGTGGGGTGGGGTTCCACTTGAAGGCAACCACGctttctcaaaataaaaataaaaataataaatagctAAAAAGCCAAAGACGTTTCTATACTATAGCAAGATCTTCTATCCATCTTTAGCTTATTTAAGTAAAGTGAGCATGAGAGTAAGAACAGAGCACAGTTGATTATAGTCTGTTCTGTATCTGTTTTGATTCAGAAATGGACATGAGAGTAGGTTATAGATTTCATCCAACTGATGAAGAAATCATTAATTACTTTCTGATAGGCAAGATCAATGGAACTCTCCCACTAGTGTGTGATGATATTTTTCTCATTGATATCTGCAAGTTCGAGCCCTGGGATTTGCCAAGTACTTCTATATTATCTTTCTTTCACTCAAGTATGTATGTATGTTGATATAATTGTGTGatttcatttcatttatttCATTCGCAGAATATGCAGCAGCAGCTCAAGGATGCAATGCAGAGGAGTGGTATTTCTTTCATAAAAGGGAGATGCTGAATAAAAACTTCAACAAACCTCGTTACAACAGATCAACTAAGACTGGTCACTGGAAACCTACTGGTGCAGCGCGTCCAATCAAAGCCAAAGGCACCAGGACGAAGATAGGTGAAAAGAGAACGCTAGTTTTCCACAAATATGTTGAACCTAATAAAAAGGAGATGAGGACTAACTGGGTCATTCATGAATACGAGCCTAAAGCTTTCCCTCCTCACCAGGTTTCTAACTTCTTCATTCATTACTCTACCTACAACTTAGCTATACTGATTATAACATTTTGTCTTTCTTTTCTACTTATCCAGGCACATTTGGTCCTCTGTAAATTGAAACTAAAAGCAGATGACAAGGCAGAATATTTAGCCTGTCGTGAACCTGAATTTAGCCGGGGAGGGCCTTCTGATTTTGATGTTCCTCCAGCAGTGCCCTCAACCTCAGAGgtgatatatataattaattatacagTCTTCTAAATTGTGTTACTATCAAACCTAAAAATGCTAATTCGTGTTTATTATTATTCCAGGAGGTTCAACAGCAACTTGTGAAGATTCTTTATAATGGGGTGAATATGGACCCACCCGacacatttcaacaacaaaTTCAAAAAGATAAAGGCATCTGTGTCGATGACCTAGGATTGCCCGATGATTACTTCCAAAATGGTCCTTTCATGTATCAGTTTGAGGATGCTGATGCTTCCTCTTTTGGTACACTTCCTGCAGACAATGGAATCTGTCTTGAGGACATTTCTGACATGGATTCCAACGATATCTATGGAATGGTAATGAAAAATGTTCTCCTCCAACTGCAAATTCATGAATACCTCAAATGCATAATACTTTATTACTGCACTTAGGATGGCAATT encodes:
- the LOC136217320 gene encoding NAC domain-containing protein 86-like translates to MDMRVGYRFHPTDEEIINYFLIGKINGTLPLVCDDIFLIDICKFEPWDLPKYAAAAQGCNAEEWYFFHKREMLNKNFNKPRYNRSTKTGHWKPTGAARPIKAKGTRTKIGEKRTLVFHKYVEPNKKEMRTNWVIHEYEPKAFPPHQAHLVLCKLKLKADDKAEYLACREPEFSRGGPSDFDVPPAVPSTSEEVQQQLVKILYNGVNMDPPDTFQQQIQKDKGICVDDLGLPDDYFQNGPFMYQFEDADASSFGTLPADNGICLEDISDMDSNDIYGMFGDSNFTNGYTSLKEYRQMQSVQLLTETLPAPKLGLQARFETLPSSRYEQLGATKNLEGHEEISYKLKARKKKLNMAAGKSQIQAREARKLREEKITLKTERDQKMVTAKTSLMSTSGSDKTCSSITTETSMSYPPISVYIINVFIGLVVFVAAIKNFLVLH